A genomic window from Cricetulus griseus strain 17A/GY chromosome 4, alternate assembly CriGri-PICRH-1.0, whole genome shotgun sequence includes:
- the Spesp1 gene encoding sperm equatorial segment protein 1: protein MCDYRCPWSCCVTDRLFRENTTLHLFSPERVPVTDQSNTCTEVQVAITVSPDEEQNLNHYVQVLQNLIMSVPTRDQGSDKKSEVSRTVEIAEPRSSPDLMLIHTPDEVTSEHDVLIRPVSEDKTTFPSSGFTLGMDGQKETESTAFWSIRPNNVSIVLHSDEPYIEKDEPEPEPEPELEVEPEARHIVPEPEPEPEPEFESEPESESHSEAEDSLEPDSRQNRMKTESSRMPSLIIHPWLGSTRVTLTTRASTMDVSTDTEDVPQLSGLLENEDIEEIAEHGSQNLRYEEILGKIYDIHSEILRGPLGDSNNPEYKEYIKASREHLKRSLALAAAAEHKLQQMYTSRIFPEDQMIDSADDMETVIDVLYNSRSKLSEYLNIKHIPTELRQKTTAVTGVLKRLLCVDQIEIQHLIRKLLSNNLKILNILDIP, encoded by the exons atgtgtgattACAGGTGTCCGTGGAGTTGTTGTGTGACAGACAGACTTTTCAGGGAAAACACAACATTACATCTATTCTCTCCAGAAAGAGTGCCTGTGACAGACCAAAGCAACACCTGCACTGAAGTCCAAGTTG CCATAACTGTGTCGCCTGATGAAGAGCAGAATCTGAATCATTATGTACAAGTTTTACAGAACCTGATAATGAGTGTTCCCACCAGGGATCAGGGCTCCGACAAAAAGTCAGAGGTCTCAAGAACTGTGGAAATCGCAGAACCGAGGTCGTCGCCTGACCTGATGTTGATACACACCCCTGACGAAGTTACCTCTGAACACGATGTTCTGATCAGGCCAGTCAGCGAGGATAAGACGACTTTCCCTTCTAGCGGCTTCACGCTGGGGATGGACGGGCAAAAAGAAACCGAAAGCACGGCGTTCTGGTCCATCCGGCCAAATAACGTTTCTATTGTTTTACACTCGGATGAACCTTATATTGAAAAAGATGAGCCGGAGCCGGAGCCGGAGCCGGAGCTGGAGGTGGAGCCAGAAGCTAGACATATAGTGCCTGAGCCTGAACCTGAACCTGAGCCTGAGTTTGAGTCGGAGCCGGAGTCTGAGTcccactcagaggcagaggacagTCTTGAGCCAGACTCACGGCAAAACAGGATGAAAACGGAGTCCTCGAGGATGCCATCCCTGATCATCCATCCGTGGCTGGGAAGTACGCGTGTCACCTTAACAACAAGGGCCAGCACCATGGATGTCTCCACAGACACTGAGGACGTGCCCCAGCTCTCAGGCCTGTTGGAAAACGAGGACATCGAAGAAATCGCTGAACACGGCTCCCAGAATTTGAGATATGAGGAGATTTTGGGAAAAATTTACGATATTCACTCAGAGATTCTGCGGGGGCCTCTTGGTGACAGCAACAACCCCGAGTACAAGGAGTACATCAAGGCCTCCAGGGAGCATCTGAAACGGAGCCTGGCCCTGGCCGCAGCCGCTGAGCACAAGTTACAACAGATGTACACATCTCGCATCTTCCCAGAGGACCAGATGATCGATTCAGCCGATGACATGGAAACGGTTATCGACGTGCTGTACAATTCCAGGTCCAAGTTGTCGGAGTATTTGAATATAAAGCATATACCAACAGAGCTGAGACAAAAGACCACTGCTGTGACTGGTGTGTTGAAAAGACTATTATGTGTAGATCAGATAGAAATACAACACCTCATTAGGAAGCTGTTAAGCAATAATTTGAAAATCCTAAATATCCTTGATATTCCGTGA